The following are encoded together in the Myxocyprinus asiaticus isolate MX2 ecotype Aquarium Trade chromosome 7, UBuf_Myxa_2, whole genome shotgun sequence genome:
- the rbm47 gene encoding RNA-binding protein 47 isoform X1, whose product MTAEDSAAAVAMSNPSPSSTSKASSGHPQHHSSIPEGVAGAPNEAALLSLMERTGYGMVQENGQRKYGPPPGWQGPAPQRGCEIFVGKIPRDVYEDELVPVFESVGRVYEMRLMMDFDGKNRGYAFVMYTQKHEAKRAVRELNNYEIRPGRLLGVCSSVDNCRLFIGGIPKTKKREEILEEVSKVTEGVLDVIVYASAADKLKNRGFAFVEYESHRAAAMARRKLMPGRIQLWGHQIAVDWAEPEIDVDEDVMETVKILYVRNLMIETSEETLRQTFGQFNPGCVERVKKIRDYAFVHFASRDDAVVAMDNLNSTEIEGSLIEVSLAKPVDKEQYTRYQKASKGTPAVTTVDNTPQSYMYQCDPYTLAYYSYPYNTLIGPNRDYFIKAGTVRGRGRAGAGNRGPGPRGSYLGGYSAGRGIYSRYHEGKAKLPDKPYEIMTNLELAAVNQVGMKPGTMALPALGAQYPAMFSAAPATKLMQDGKMHPVEHLINPLALQHDPNAAQATAAVIPAVSTPPPFQGRPITPVYAMAHNVQRIPAAAASLYGAGYMPIAAHTNTATLAALQKNAAVAAAAYGGYAGYMPQAFPATATFHMPIHDVYQTY is encoded by the exons ATGACAGCAGAAGACTCAGCCGCTGCCGTTGCTATGAGTAATCCTAGCCCTTCCTCCACTTCTAAGGCCTCCTCAGGGCATCCTCAACATCACAGCTCCATTCCAGAGGGTGTGGCTGGGGCCCCCAACGAAGCTGCACTTTTGTCCTTAATGGAGCGGACAGGCTACGGAATGGTGCAAGAAAATGGACAGCGCAAATATGGCCCGCCACCTGGCTGGCAAGGCCCCGCCCCCCAACGTGGCTGTGAAATATTTGTGGGTAAAATTCCACGTGACGTTTACGAGGATGAGCTTGTGCCAGTATTTGAAAGTGTAGGACGGGTCTATGAGATGCGCCTGATGATGGACTTTGATGGGAAGAACCGTGGTTATGCATTTGTCATGTACACACAGAAGCACGAGGCTAAGCGAGCTGTTCGTGAACTCAATAACTACGAAATTCGCCCAGGAAGGTTGCTAGGCGTTTGCTCTAGTGTAGATAACTGCCGCCTCTTCATTGGTGGAATTCCCAAAACCAAGAAACGTGAGGAGATCCTGGAGGAAGTTTCCAAGGTGACAGAGGGGGTACTGGATGTGATCGTGTATGCAAGTGCGGCAGATAAGTTGAAGAATCGTGGTTTTGCCTTTGTAGAGTATGAGTCTCACCGTGCTGCTGCTATGGCCAGAAGAAAGCTCATGCCAGGACGAATTCAG CTCTGGGGACACCAGATTGCAGTTGACTGGGCTGAACCTGAGATTGACGTTGACGAGGATGTCATGGAAACAGTAAAGATTCTATATGTGCGGAACCTGATGATAGAGACCAGCGAGGAGACTCTGCGCCAAACCTTTGGCCAGTTCAACCCTGGCTGTGTAGAACGTGTCAAGAAAATCCGAGACTACGCCTTTGTTCACTTTGCCAGTCGAGATGATGCTGTGGTTGCAATGGACAACCTGAACAGCACAGAGATCGAAGGTTCTCTTATCGAAGTGTCCCTGGCCAAGCCTGTGGATAAGGAGCAGTACACTCGTTATCAGAAGGCATCGAAGGGAACACCGGCTGTGACGACTGTCGACAACACCCCACAAAGTTACATGTATCAGTGTGACCCATATACACTCGCCTATTACAGCTATCCCTACAACACACTCATTGGACCCAACCGAGACTACTTCATCAAAG CAGGTACTGTAAGAGGCCGTGGTCGTGCTGGGGCTGGTAACAGGGGCCCAGGGCCCCGTGGCTCATACCTTGGTGGCTATTCAGCTGGCCGAGGCATTTACAGCCGCTACCATGAAGGAAAGGCCAAACTGCCGGACAAACCTTATGAGATCATGACCAATTTAGAGCTGGCAGCTGTGAACCAAGTCGGCATGAAGCCTGGCACAA tggCTCTTCCAGCTCTTGGTGCCCAGTACCCTGCTATGTTTTCTGCTGCCCCAGCAACTAAGTTAATGCAGGACGGGAAGATGCATCCAGTGGAGCACCTGATAAACCCTCTGGCCCTTCAGCATGACCCCAATGCTGCCCAGGCTACTGCGGCTGTCATACCTGCAGTCTCCACGCCACCTCCTTTCCAG GGTCGTCCTATAACTCCTGTCTATGCCATGGCTCATAATGTCCAGAGGATCCCAGCAGCAGCTGCTAGTCTGTATGGGGCTGGGTACATGCCTATAGCTGCCCACACCAACACTGCCACTCTGGCAGCACTGCAGAAGAATGCTGCCGTGGCAGCTGCAGCCTATGGAGGATACGCCGGGTACATGCCCCAGGCCTTCCCTGCCACTGCCACCTTCCATATGCCCATTCATGATGTATACCAGACCTACTGA
- the rbm47 gene encoding RNA-binding protein 47 isoform X3 yields MTAEDSAAAVAMSNPSPSSTSKASSGHPQHHSSIPEGVAGAPNEAALLSLMERTGYGMVQENGQRKYGPPPGWQGPAPQRGCEIFVGKIPRDVYEDELVPVFESVGRVYEMRLMMDFDGKNRGYAFVMYTQKHEAKRAVRELNNYEIRPGRLLGVCSSVDNCRLFIGGIPKTKKREEILEEVSKVTEGVLDVIVYASAADKLKNRGFAFVEYESHRAAAMARRKLMPGRIQLWGHQIAVDWAEPEIDVDEDVMETVKILYVRNLMIETSEETLRQTFGQFNPGCVERVKKIRDYAFVHFASRDDAVVAMDNLNSTEIEGSLIEVSLAKPVDKEQYTRYQKASKGTPAVTTVDNTPQSYMYQCDPYTLAYYSYPYNTLIGPNRDYFIKVALPALGAQYPAMFSAAPATKLMQDGKMHPVEHLINPLALQHDPNAAQATAAVIPAVSTPPPFQGRPITPVYAMAHNVQRIPAAAASLYGAGYMPIAAHTNTATLAALQKNAAVAAAAYGGYAGYMPQAFPATATFHMPIHDVYQTY; encoded by the exons ATGACAGCAGAAGACTCAGCCGCTGCCGTTGCTATGAGTAATCCTAGCCCTTCCTCCACTTCTAAGGCCTCCTCAGGGCATCCTCAACATCACAGCTCCATTCCAGAGGGTGTGGCTGGGGCCCCCAACGAAGCTGCACTTTTGTCCTTAATGGAGCGGACAGGCTACGGAATGGTGCAAGAAAATGGACAGCGCAAATATGGCCCGCCACCTGGCTGGCAAGGCCCCGCCCCCCAACGTGGCTGTGAAATATTTGTGGGTAAAATTCCACGTGACGTTTACGAGGATGAGCTTGTGCCAGTATTTGAAAGTGTAGGACGGGTCTATGAGATGCGCCTGATGATGGACTTTGATGGGAAGAACCGTGGTTATGCATTTGTCATGTACACACAGAAGCACGAGGCTAAGCGAGCTGTTCGTGAACTCAATAACTACGAAATTCGCCCAGGAAGGTTGCTAGGCGTTTGCTCTAGTGTAGATAACTGCCGCCTCTTCATTGGTGGAATTCCCAAAACCAAGAAACGTGAGGAGATCCTGGAGGAAGTTTCCAAGGTGACAGAGGGGGTACTGGATGTGATCGTGTATGCAAGTGCGGCAGATAAGTTGAAGAATCGTGGTTTTGCCTTTGTAGAGTATGAGTCTCACCGTGCTGCTGCTATGGCCAGAAGAAAGCTCATGCCAGGACGAATTCAG CTCTGGGGACACCAGATTGCAGTTGACTGGGCTGAACCTGAGATTGACGTTGACGAGGATGTCATGGAAACAGTAAAGATTCTATATGTGCGGAACCTGATGATAGAGACCAGCGAGGAGACTCTGCGCCAAACCTTTGGCCAGTTCAACCCTGGCTGTGTAGAACGTGTCAAGAAAATCCGAGACTACGCCTTTGTTCACTTTGCCAGTCGAGATGATGCTGTGGTTGCAATGGACAACCTGAACAGCACAGAGATCGAAGGTTCTCTTATCGAAGTGTCCCTGGCCAAGCCTGTGGATAAGGAGCAGTACACTCGTTATCAGAAGGCATCGAAGGGAACACCGGCTGTGACGACTGTCGACAACACCCCACAAAGTTACATGTATCAGTGTGACCCATATACACTCGCCTATTACAGCTATCCCTACAACACACTCATTGGACCCAACCGAGACTACTTCATCAAAG tggCTCTTCCAGCTCTTGGTGCCCAGTACCCTGCTATGTTTTCTGCTGCCCCAGCAACTAAGTTAATGCAGGACGGGAAGATGCATCCAGTGGAGCACCTGATAAACCCTCTGGCCCTTCAGCATGACCCCAATGCTGCCCAGGCTACTGCGGCTGTCATACCTGCAGTCTCCACGCCACCTCCTTTCCAG GGTCGTCCTATAACTCCTGTCTATGCCATGGCTCATAATGTCCAGAGGATCCCAGCAGCAGCTGCTAGTCTGTATGGGGCTGGGTACATGCCTATAGCTGCCCACACCAACACTGCCACTCTGGCAGCACTGCAGAAGAATGCTGCCGTGGCAGCTGCAGCCTATGGAGGATACGCCGGGTACATGCCCCAGGCCTTCCCTGCCACTGCCACCTTCCATATGCCCATTCATGATGTATACCAGACCTACTGA
- the rbm47 gene encoding RNA-binding protein 47 isoform X2 — protein MTAEDSAAAVAMSNPSPSSTSKASSGHPQHHSSIPEGVAGAPNEAALLSLMERTGYGMVQENGQRKYGPPPGWQGPAPQRGCEIFVGKIPRDVYEDELVPVFESVGRVYEMRLMMDFDGKNRGYAFVMYTQKHEAKRAVRELNNYEIRPGRLLGVCSSVDNCRLFIGGIPKTKKREEILEEVSKVTEGVLDVIVYASAADKLKNRGFAFVEYESHRAAAMARRKLMPGRIQLWGHQIAVDWAEPEIDVDEDVMETVKILYVRNLMIETSEETLRQTFGQFNPGCVERVKKIRDYAFVHFASRDDAVVAMDNLNSTEIEGSLIEVSLAKPVDKEQYTRYQKASKGTPAVTTVDNTPQSYMYQCDPYTLAYYSYPYNTLIGPNRDYFIKGTVRGRGRAGAGNRGPGPRGSYLGGYSAGRGIYSRYHEGKAKLPDKPYEIMTNLELAAVNQVGMKPGTMALPALGAQYPAMFSAAPATKLMQDGKMHPVEHLINPLALQHDPNAAQATAAVIPAVSTPPPFQGRPITPVYAMAHNVQRIPAAAASLYGAGYMPIAAHTNTATLAALQKNAAVAAAAYGGYAGYMPQAFPATATFHMPIHDVYQTY, from the exons ATGACAGCAGAAGACTCAGCCGCTGCCGTTGCTATGAGTAATCCTAGCCCTTCCTCCACTTCTAAGGCCTCCTCAGGGCATCCTCAACATCACAGCTCCATTCCAGAGGGTGTGGCTGGGGCCCCCAACGAAGCTGCACTTTTGTCCTTAATGGAGCGGACAGGCTACGGAATGGTGCAAGAAAATGGACAGCGCAAATATGGCCCGCCACCTGGCTGGCAAGGCCCCGCCCCCCAACGTGGCTGTGAAATATTTGTGGGTAAAATTCCACGTGACGTTTACGAGGATGAGCTTGTGCCAGTATTTGAAAGTGTAGGACGGGTCTATGAGATGCGCCTGATGATGGACTTTGATGGGAAGAACCGTGGTTATGCATTTGTCATGTACACACAGAAGCACGAGGCTAAGCGAGCTGTTCGTGAACTCAATAACTACGAAATTCGCCCAGGAAGGTTGCTAGGCGTTTGCTCTAGTGTAGATAACTGCCGCCTCTTCATTGGTGGAATTCCCAAAACCAAGAAACGTGAGGAGATCCTGGAGGAAGTTTCCAAGGTGACAGAGGGGGTACTGGATGTGATCGTGTATGCAAGTGCGGCAGATAAGTTGAAGAATCGTGGTTTTGCCTTTGTAGAGTATGAGTCTCACCGTGCTGCTGCTATGGCCAGAAGAAAGCTCATGCCAGGACGAATTCAG CTCTGGGGACACCAGATTGCAGTTGACTGGGCTGAACCTGAGATTGACGTTGACGAGGATGTCATGGAAACAGTAAAGATTCTATATGTGCGGAACCTGATGATAGAGACCAGCGAGGAGACTCTGCGCCAAACCTTTGGCCAGTTCAACCCTGGCTGTGTAGAACGTGTCAAGAAAATCCGAGACTACGCCTTTGTTCACTTTGCCAGTCGAGATGATGCTGTGGTTGCAATGGACAACCTGAACAGCACAGAGATCGAAGGTTCTCTTATCGAAGTGTCCCTGGCCAAGCCTGTGGATAAGGAGCAGTACACTCGTTATCAGAAGGCATCGAAGGGAACACCGGCTGTGACGACTGTCGACAACACCCCACAAAGTTACATGTATCAGTGTGACCCATATACACTCGCCTATTACAGCTATCCCTACAACACACTCATTGGACCCAACCGAGACTACTTCATCAAAG GTACTGTAAGAGGCCGTGGTCGTGCTGGGGCTGGTAACAGGGGCCCAGGGCCCCGTGGCTCATACCTTGGTGGCTATTCAGCTGGCCGAGGCATTTACAGCCGCTACCATGAAGGAAAGGCCAAACTGCCGGACAAACCTTATGAGATCATGACCAATTTAGAGCTGGCAGCTGTGAACCAAGTCGGCATGAAGCCTGGCACAA tggCTCTTCCAGCTCTTGGTGCCCAGTACCCTGCTATGTTTTCTGCTGCCCCAGCAACTAAGTTAATGCAGGACGGGAAGATGCATCCAGTGGAGCACCTGATAAACCCTCTGGCCCTTCAGCATGACCCCAATGCTGCCCAGGCTACTGCGGCTGTCATACCTGCAGTCTCCACGCCACCTCCTTTCCAG GGTCGTCCTATAACTCCTGTCTATGCCATGGCTCATAATGTCCAGAGGATCCCAGCAGCAGCTGCTAGTCTGTATGGGGCTGGGTACATGCCTATAGCTGCCCACACCAACACTGCCACTCTGGCAGCACTGCAGAAGAATGCTGCCGTGGCAGCTGCAGCCTATGGAGGATACGCCGGGTACATGCCCCAGGCCTTCCCTGCCACTGCCACCTTCCATATGCCCATTCATGATGTATACCAGACCTACTGA